The Euphorbia lathyris chromosome 2, ddEupLath1.1, whole genome shotgun sequence genome includes a window with the following:
- the LOC136218120 gene encoding phosphomevalonate kinase, peroxisomal: protein MAVVASAPGKVLMTGGYLILERPNAGIVLSTNARFYAIVKPLYDAIRPDSWAWAWTDVKLTSPQLSRESTYKLSVKNLTLECVSSSQSRNPFVEQVVRYAVAAAHATLNKDKKDALNKLLLQGLDITILGSNDFYSYRDQIEARGLPLTPEALAALPPFTSITYNVEEGKGQNIKPEVAKTGLGSSAAMTTAVAAALLHYLGVVNLSSLSKDKDSSDLDVVHIIAQTAHCIAQGKVGSGFDVSSAVYGSHRYVRFSPEVLSSAQDASKGIPLQDVIASILKGKWDHERTIFSLPPLMNLLLGEPGTGGSSTPSMVGAVKKWQKSEPQKSQETWSKLSEANSALETQFNILSELAKEHWDAYKGMIDSCSIQKSEKWMEQAAETTQEAVVKALLGARNTMLGIRSLMRQMGEAAGVPIEPESQTRLLDTTMDMEGVLLAGVPGAGGFDAVFAITLGECSSKVTKTWSSRNVLAMLVREDARGVSLESGDPRSEEITSAVSAVQIQ from the exons ATGGCCGT AGTTGCTTCTGCTCCGGGTAAGGTGTTGATGACTGGGGGCTACCTCATATTAGAAAGACCAAATGCAGGGATCGTACTCAGCACAAATGCTCGATTCTATGCGATTGTAAAGCCTCTTTATGATGCAATCAGGCCAGATAGCTGGGCATGG GCATGGACTGATGTGAAATTAACTTCTCCTCAACTCTCTAGAGAAAGCACATACAAATTATCAGTGAAGAATTTAACTCTAGAATGTGTCTCTTCTAG TCAATCACGGAACCCTTTTGTGGAACAAGTAGTGCGATATGCTGTAGCAGCTGCACATGCAACCCTTAACAAGGATAAGAAGGATGCACTGAACAAGCTACTTTTGCAAG GTCTTGATATCACAATTTTGGGTTCCAATGATTTCTATTCATATCGAGATCAG ATTGAAGCACGTGGACTCCCTTTGACACCAGAAGCTTTGGCTGCACTTCCTCCTTTCACCTCAATCACCTACAATGTAGAGGAAGGAAAGGGACAAAACATCAAACCTGAGGTGGCTAAAACTGGATTGGGTTCATCAGCAGCAATGACCACTGCTGTTGCTGCTGCTTTACTTCATTACCTTGGAGTGGTCAATCTTTCATCTCTTAGTAAAGATAAGGATTCTTCTGATCTTGATGTGGTGCATATTATAGCTCAAACTGCCCACTGCATTGCACAAGGGAAAGTTGGCAGTGGTTTTGATGTCAGTTCTGCAGTTTATGGCAGTCATCGTTATGTTCGTTTTTCGCCAGAAGTGCTCTCCTCAGCTCAG GATGCTTCCAAAGGGATTCCATTACAGGATGTAATTGCTAGCATCTTAAAAGGGAAGTGGGACCATGAAAGGACTATCTTTTCCTTGCCACCATTAATGAACCTG TTACTTGGAGAACCAGGAACTGGAGGATCATCTACGCCATCAATGGTTGGTGCTGTGAAGAAGTGGCAGAAGTCTGAACCTCAGAAGTCCCAAGAAACATGGAGCAAGTTGTCAGAGGCAAATTCAGCACTTGAAACACAGTTCAATATTTTGAGTGAGCTTGCAAAAGAACATTGGGATGCATATAAAGGCATGATAGACAGCTGCAGCATTCAGAAGTCAGAAAAG TGGATGGAGCAGGCTGCTGAAACTACCCAAGAAGCAGTTGTCAAAGCTCTATTAGGAGCAAGAAATACTATGCTTGGGATCAGAAGCCTTATGCGCCAGATGGGTGAGGCTGCAGGTGTTCCG ATAGAGCCTGAATCACAAACTCGACTCCTGGATACTACAATGGATATGGAGGGAGTTTTGTTGGCTGGAGTTCCTGGAGCGGGTGGGTTTGATGCTGTCTTTGCAATCACCTTGGGAGAATGTAGCAGCAAAGTGACAAAAACTTGGAGTTCACGTAATGTTCTGGCCATGTTGGTTAGAGAAGATGCTCGTGGCGTTTCTTTAGAAAGTGGTGATCCAAGATCGGAGGAAATTACATCAGCAGTTTCTGCAGTACAGATTCAATAA